A window from Lagopus muta isolate bLagMut1 chromosome 5, bLagMut1 primary, whole genome shotgun sequence encodes these proteins:
- the GHITM gene encoding growth hormone-inducible transmembrane protein, with amino-acid sequence MLVARLVCLRTLPCQAIRPTITQASPALRNSGIKAFRLWQPNQCYATRVRTGVRRGKIGQEIKEAAFEPSTETALKVDRLGKLVVAGGAAVGLGALCYYGMGMSSEIGAIERAAIWPQYVKDRIRSTYMYFAGSIGLTALSAVAVSRSPALMGLMTKGSWLAIGATFAAMIGAGMLVRSISYENSPAAKHLAWMMHSGVMGAVVAPLAFLGGPLLIRAAWYTAGIVGGLSTVAMCAPSEKFLNMGGPLGIGFGFVLASSIGSMFLPPTSALGAGLYSVAVYGGLVLFGMFLLYDTQHVIKRAETIPYYGVTKYDPINACMGIYTDTLNIFIRVATMLAGGGGGRRK; translated from the exons ATGCTGGTTGCACGGCTCGTGTGCCTGAGGACACTGCCATGCCAGGCTATCCGCCCCACCATCACTCAGGCTTCCCCAGCTCTGAGGAACTCTGGTATAAAAGCATTTCGTCTGTGGCAGCCTAACCAG TGTTATGCCACCAGAGTAAGAACGGGCGTAAGGCGTGGGAAAATTGGCCAGGAAATTAAAGAAGCAGCATTTGAGCCATCTACAGAAACTGCTCTTAAAG TTGATCGCCTGGGAAAACTTGTTGTTGCTGGAGGGGCTGCGGTTGGCCTGGGGGCGCTCTGTTACTATGGCATGGGCATGTCCAGTGAGATTGGAGCTATTGAAAGAGCAGC tatttggcCCCAGTATGTGAAGGACAGAATTCGCTCTACCTACATGTACTTTGCGGGAAGCATTGGCTTGACAGCACTGTCAGCTGTAGCAGTAAGCAGATCTCCTGCACTCATGGGCCTTATGACAAAAGGCTCCTGGCTG GCAATCGGTGCAACTTTTGCTGCTATGATCGGTGCTGGAATGTTGGTCAGGTCAATATCCTATGAAAACAGTCCAGCAGCTAAACATCTTGCTTGGATGATGCATTCAG GTGTCATGGGTGCAGTGGTGGCTCCTTTAGCTTTCTTGGGTGGTCCTTTGCTCATCAGAGCTGCCTGGTATACAGCTGGAATTGTTGGAGGGCTCTCAACTGTGGCCATGTGTGCTCCAAGTGAAAAATTTCTGAACATGGGAGGACCACTTGGAATAGGCTTTGGCTTCGTTCTCGCCTCTTCAATTG GATCCATGTTCTTGCCACCGACTTCTGCTCTTGGGGCTGGCTTGTATTCAGTAGCTGTTTATGGAGGATTGGTACTCTTTGGCATGTTTCTGCTCTATGATACGCAGCATGTTATCAAGCGTGCAGAGACTATTCCATATTATGGAGTAACAAAATACGACCCGATCAATGC GTGCATGGGCATCTATACAGACACGCTGAACATCTTCATTCGTGTGGCCACCATGCTTGCTGGTGGTGGCGGTGGAAGGAGAAAGTAA